TAGCAAAAAAACTGCAAGAGCGCCTTAAAAAACACGGCAGCTACAATATCATTATGACCCGTGAGGATGACATAACACTTCCCCTTAGCAAAAGGGTGGAATTAGCGCAGGCAAGCAAAGCGGATATTTTTATCTCCATCCATTTAAACTATCTTCCATCCATACCTATAAACATAATAGAGACTTACTATTTCGGGCCTTCATCCGATGTCAAAACGCTGAAGCTCGCTCAACAGGAGAATGCAGGCTCACAATACGGCTTAAGCGATTTTAAAGACATGATTGAAAAGATGGGTAAAACGCTAAAACTTCAGGAATCTAAAGAACTGGCATCATCAATACAAAAAAACCTTTTTATAAACAGCAGGAAGAAAAACGGGAACATCCATAACTTCGGCATAAAGAGGGCGCCGTTTGTAGTTCTTCTTGGCGTAGACGTGCCCGCCGTGCTCGCCGAGGTTTCCTGCCTCAGCAACAAGCAGGAAGAGATAGAACTCAACACCGAGAGCCACAGGGAAAATATAGCACGCTATATCGAGGCCGGCATATTGGACTATTTAAATAAAGGAGAGGCAAACTATGAAGCAAAAAGAAATACAGAAAGAAGGTAATATTTTATTCGTCGGGATTGACCTGGGAACATCAAGAAGCTCCATCTCTGCGAGCAACGGCACAAGGCAGTGGATTGAAAGCTATGTCGGCTGGCCCAAAGATTTCATATCATTACAGGTAGTCGGCAAACCTGTTCTCTTTGGTGCAGATGCCCTAAAGCATAGGCTTTCGCTGGACCTCTGCAGGCCGCTTGAACACGGGGTAATCAAAGAGGGAATCGAGAAAAATGAAGAAGCCGTAAAAGAAATTATAAAATATCTGATTGAACTCGCAAACCCTGAACCTGAACAGAAAATCCATGCAGTGGTCGGGGTTCCTGCTGACACCCTGAAAGTAAATAAACTTGCAATCAGAAGGGCAGTGTCGGAATTTGCACACTCGTTGATGGTCGTATCAGAGCCTTTTGCAGTGGCTTACGGACTGAATCTCTTAAATAATTCACTTGTGATAGATATCGGCGCGGGGACAACCGACCTCTGCATCATGCACGGCGCTATCCCGTCAGATGAAGACCAGAAGACTATTATGAACGCAGGCGATTCTATTGACGAACAGCTTTACAGTTATCTTACGGAGAAATATCCGAATTCAAAGTTCAACAAAAATATGGTGCGCCAGTTCAAAGAGAAGTACAGCTTTGTAAGAGAGATTCAGGGTGATATACGCGTAGAAATCCCTGTTGACGGCAAGCCTGTCATGCATGATATCAAAAACGAGGTTAAACGCGCCTGCGAAAGCATTCTCCCCGCGCTTGTAGAAACGACGACCGAAATGATAGCAAGGTTTGACCCTGAATTCCAGCTAAAGATAAAGAACAACATTGTGCTCGCAGGAGGCGGAAGCCTGATAAGAGGGCTGCGCGAATATCTGCAGGATGCTCTGAAGGAGTATGGGCCATGCAATGTAACAACTGTTCAGGACCCGCTGTTTGCAGGCTCAGACGGAGCGGTAAAACTTGCGCAGGATATGCCGGCAAAATACTGGGAACCGTTACAATAGAGTTAAAAGTTAAGAGTTGAAAATTAAGAATCAGCGACTTTTAACTTTACACTTTTAACTCTTAAGTAACTATAGTGAACGACATAAATAAACTGTCATTACGAGCGAAGCGAAGTAATCTCATGGCTTGAGATTGCTTCGGGCTATTGCCCTCGCAATGACAACTTTCTCTTGTCGCTGACTATAATTGAGGGGTGACTTTTCATGACCGGAAAAACAGTTCTTGTAATTGACACGGATGCTGAAACAACACAGCAGATTGTATCAATACTTGAAGCGGAAGATTATCTTGTTTTTACTGCCCCAAACAAAGATATTGGACTTGCGATGGCAAAGAAAGTAAACCCTTCCCTGATATTTGTAAATCCTGCCCTGTCGGGCGCAAGCGGTTTAGAGGTCTGCAAGACAATACATGGCACAGAGCAGCTTAAAGATATTCCTATAGTTGTACTCTCTTCGTTTGAAGGTGCAATGGATCCGCGCTATGCCGAAGTATACGGCATTGTTGATTCCCTTAAAAAGCCCTTCACTACGAAAGAACTCATCTCAAAAACAGGGAATGTTCTATCAATGGAATATGGCGATATCCAAACAAATGCTTTTCAGGATTTTCCGTCAGGCAAGACAGAAGAAACAATTGAATTTGGCGCGGCTGAAGAAACTGTTGTGAT
This DNA window, taken from Nitrospirota bacterium, encodes the following:
- a CDS encoding N-acetylmuramoyl-L-alanine amidase; this translates as MLQINSKKRGLKAREAILRGVYEDNLKIIGKQSDESARKIPLSLKKMFLLFSVGLLTILGQGSYLNLPSFQETQMTASIITQKNYPMPPPQAEETSMSSSDYKEFFSGYSIPLSRMFGLGVKTIMIDAGHGGDDPGTIGNMGTKEKEITLDIAKKLQERLKKHGSYNIIMTREDDITLPLSKRVELAQASKADIFISIHLNYLPSIPINIIETYYFGPSSDVKTLKLAQQENAGSQYGLSDFKDMIEKMGKTLKLQESKELASSIQKNLFINSRKKNGNIHNFGIKRAPFVVLLGVDVPAVLAEVSCLSNKQEEIELNTESHRENIARYIEAGILDYLNKGEANYEAKRNTERR
- a CDS encoding rod shape-determining protein is translated as MKQKEIQKEGNILFVGIDLGTSRSSISASNGTRQWIESYVGWPKDFISLQVVGKPVLFGADALKHRLSLDLCRPLEHGVIKEGIEKNEEAVKEIIKYLIELANPEPEQKIHAVVGVPADTLKVNKLAIRRAVSEFAHSLMVVSEPFAVAYGLNLLNNSLVIDIGAGTTDLCIMHGAIPSDEDQKTIMNAGDSIDEQLYSYLTEKYPNSKFNKNMVRQFKEKYSFVREIQGDIRVEIPVDGKPVMHDIKNEVKRACESILPALVETTTEMIARFDPEFQLKIKNNIVLAGGGSLIRGLREYLQDALKEYGPCNVTTVQDPLFAGSDGAVKLAQDMPAKYWEPLQ